The Streptomyces sp. CC0208 genome window below encodes:
- a CDS encoding helical backbone metal receptor, translating into MRVVSLVPSLTEAIARSAPGALVGATDWCTHPADLDVPRIGGTKNPKVDRIVALAPDLVIANEEENREPDLDALRAAGLEVLLTEVRDVSQAFGELARVVEACGVVRPRWLDEAEEAWSALPAREHRVTAVVPIWRRPWMVLGRDTFAGDVLSRLGVDHVHAGHADRYPRIPLEELRAAAPDVVVLPDEPYRFTPDDGPEAFPGLPCALVSGRHLTWYGPSLAEAPRALDEALRAALR; encoded by the coding sequence GTGAGGGTCGTCTCCCTGGTCCCCTCGCTCACCGAGGCGATCGCCCGCTCCGCACCCGGCGCCCTGGTCGGCGCCACCGACTGGTGCACGCACCCGGCGGACCTCGACGTCCCCAGGATCGGCGGCACCAAGAACCCGAAGGTCGACCGGATCGTCGCCCTCGCCCCCGACCTGGTGATCGCCAACGAGGAGGAGAACCGCGAGCCGGATCTGGACGCCCTGCGCGCGGCCGGCCTGGAGGTCCTGCTCACCGAGGTCCGGGACGTGTCGCAGGCCTTCGGGGAGCTGGCCCGGGTCGTCGAGGCGTGCGGCGTCGTACGGCCGCGCTGGCTGGACGAGGCCGAGGAGGCCTGGTCGGCCCTTCCCGCGCGGGAGCACCGGGTGACGGCGGTCGTGCCCATCTGGCGCCGGCCGTGGATGGTGCTGGGCCGGGACACCTTCGCCGGCGACGTGCTGTCCCGCCTGGGGGTTGACCATGTGCACGCCGGCCACGCCGACCGCTATCCGCGCATCCCGCTGGAGGAGCTGCGGGCGGCCGCCCCGGACGTGGTCGTCCTCCCGGACGAGCCGTACCGCTTCACCCCGGACGACGGCCCGGAGGCCTTCCCCGGGCTGCCCTGCGCACTCGTCAGCGGACGGCACCTGACGTGGTACGGGCCGTCGCTGGCCGAAGCACCACGGGCACTGGACGAGGCCCTGCGAGCAGCGCTCCGCTGA
- a CDS encoding TDT family transporter, with protein sequence MVTAVRHLGPHWYASVMGTAIVATAGVALPVHLPGLRTICAGVWLLSLALLLVLLCARALHWHHHADQARAHLLDPGAAPFYGCLAMALLAVGGGALTVGRYWIGTTAAVALDTVLFTAGTAVGLAAAVAVPYLMAVRQHAEPRQATPVWLLPLVAPMVSAALGPLLVPYLPAGQPRETLLLACFAMFGLSLLATLVMLPLVFARIVTGGPLPLALTPALFLVLGPLGQSTTAVGKFADVAPGVVPAPYSQGFGVLAVLYGVPVMGFALLWLGLATAHVVRARRHGMRFSMTWWAFTFPVGTCVTGAESLARHTGLVVYDWLATGLYVALVAAWATAAVHTARGVVSGALLAGPRPVPVVLRPATARTTSGAVR encoded by the coding sequence ATGGTCACCGCCGTCCGTCACCTCGGACCCCACTGGTACGCCTCCGTCATGGGCACCGCGATCGTCGCCACCGCGGGCGTCGCGCTCCCCGTGCACCTCCCCGGCCTGCGCACGATCTGCGCCGGCGTCTGGCTGCTGTCCCTGGCCCTGCTGCTCGTTCTCCTCTGCGCCCGCGCCCTGCACTGGCACCACCACGCCGACCAGGCCCGCGCCCACCTCCTGGACCCCGGCGCGGCCCCCTTCTACGGCTGCCTCGCCATGGCCTTGCTGGCCGTGGGCGGCGGCGCCCTCACCGTCGGCCGGTACTGGATCGGGACGACGGCCGCGGTCGCTCTGGACACCGTGCTGTTCACCGCCGGTACGGCCGTGGGGCTCGCGGCCGCCGTCGCCGTGCCGTACCTCATGGCCGTACGGCAGCACGCCGAGCCGCGGCAGGCCACGCCCGTGTGGCTGCTGCCCCTCGTCGCGCCCATGGTGTCCGCCGCTCTCGGCCCGCTCCTCGTGCCGTATCTCCCCGCGGGCCAGCCGCGCGAGACCCTCCTGCTGGCCTGCTTCGCGATGTTCGGGCTCAGCCTTCTCGCGACGCTGGTGATGCTGCCGCTGGTCTTCGCCCGGATCGTCACCGGCGGGCCGCTCCCCCTCGCCCTCACCCCGGCTCTCTTCCTGGTCCTCGGCCCGCTCGGCCAGTCCACCACCGCCGTCGGCAAGTTCGCGGACGTGGCCCCCGGTGTCGTACCGGCCCCCTACAGCCAGGGCTTCGGCGTCCTCGCGGTCCTGTACGGCGTGCCCGTGATGGGGTTCGCGCTGCTGTGGCTGGGGCTCGCCACCGCGCACGTGGTCCGGGCCCGTCGGCACGGGATGCGGTTCTCGATGACCTGGTGGGCGTTCACCTTCCCGGTCGGCACCTGTGTCACGGGCGCCGAGTCGCTGGCCCGGCACACCGGGCTCGTCGTCTACGACTGGCTCGCCACCGGGCTGTACGTCGCTCTTGTCGCCGCCTGGGCCACGGCCGCCGTGCACACCGCGCGCGGGGTCGTCAGCGGAGCGCTGCTCGCAGGGCCTCGTCCAGTGCCCGTGGTGCTTCGGCCAGCGACGGCCCGTACCACGTCAGGTGCCGTCCGCTGA
- a CDS encoding LysR family transcriptional regulator, translating to MSGVEEREPTVGGGLSHRVPDLGALELLLAVARLGSLGGAAREVGITQPAASSRIRSMERQLGVALVDRSPRGSRLTDAGALVTDWARRIVEAAEAFDAGAQALRDRRDSRLRVVASMTIAEYLLPGWLLALRAGRPDTAVSLHAGNSATVAERLLSDEADLGFVEGLTVPSGLDSVVIAHDHLIVVTAPGHVWARRSRPLEAAELAATPLILREKGSGTRQVLDAALGGLARPLIELSSTTAVKAAAVSGAGPAVLSELAVGEELALRRLVRVPVAGVSLARDLRAVWPTGHRPVGPARDLLSLTRS from the coding sequence ATGAGCGGTGTGGAGGAGCGGGAGCCGACGGTGGGCGGGGGACTGTCCCACCGGGTGCCGGATCTGGGCGCGCTGGAGCTGCTGCTGGCCGTGGCGCGGCTGGGGAGCCTGGGCGGGGCGGCGCGGGAGGTGGGCATCACCCAGCCTGCGGCGAGCAGCCGGATCCGCTCCATGGAACGGCAGTTGGGGGTGGCCCTGGTCGACCGCTCGCCCCGCGGCTCCCGGCTCACGGACGCCGGTGCGCTGGTCACGGACTGGGCGCGGCGGATCGTGGAGGCGGCGGAGGCCTTCGACGCCGGGGCGCAGGCGCTGCGGGACCGCCGGGACTCCCGACTGCGGGTGGTGGCGAGCATGACGATCGCGGAGTACCTGCTGCCGGGGTGGCTCCTCGCCCTGCGCGCGGGCCGCCCGGACACGGCGGTGTCGCTGCACGCGGGGAACTCGGCGACGGTCGCGGAGCGACTGCTGTCGGACGAGGCCGACCTGGGCTTCGTCGAGGGCCTGACGGTCCCGTCCGGCCTGGACTCGGTGGTGATAGCCCACGATCACCTGATCGTGGTGACGGCCCCGGGACATGTCTGGGCCCGCCGCAGCCGCCCCCTGGAAGCCGCCGAACTGGCCGCGACGCCGCTGATCCTCCGGGAGAAGGGCTCGGGCACCCGCCAGGTCCTGGACGCGGCTCTGGGCGGCCTGGCCCGCCCCCTGATCGAGCTCTCGTCCACCACGGCCGTCAAGGCGGCGGCGGTGAGCGGGGCGGGCCCGGCGGTCCTGAGCGAACTGGCCGTCGGCGAGGAACTCGCGCTGCGCCGACTGGTGCGGGTCCCGGTGGCCGGCGTGTCACTGGCCCGGGACCTGCGGGCGGTGTGGCCCACGGGCCACCGGCCGGTGGGCCCGGCGAGGGACCTGCTGTCGCTGACCCGGTCGTAG
- a CDS encoding phosphotransferase: MTATAPPATGVRTPWEDLPEAVRNAVADVLGEPVAHAVTQPGGFSPGAATRVRTTDGRRVFVKAVSGDTNPDSPALHRTEARNAAALPAAVPAPRLLGTHDDGTWVALVYEDVQGRQPHVPWHTAELKRVLDAVADLGRTLTPSPLDAPPAATALDRTFSGWQRLLHGEHEDLTARLDPWVAGHLLLLAELAAPWPEAVTGDTLAHGDLRADNILLTDDGRTVFVDWPHALRAAVWFDLLVMLPCVRAQGGPDPEDLFTAHPLGASADPDAVTTALAALTGYFLYHCLLPPPPGIPTVRAFQRAQGDAALAWLRRRLRR; this comes from the coding sequence ATGACCGCGACCGCCCCACCCGCCACCGGCGTCCGCACCCCCTGGGAGGACCTCCCCGAGGCCGTACGCAACGCCGTCGCGGACGTGCTCGGCGAGCCGGTCGCCCACGCCGTCACCCAACCCGGCGGATTCTCCCCGGGCGCCGCCACCCGCGTGCGCACCACCGACGGGCGCCGCGTCTTCGTCAAGGCCGTCAGCGGGGACACCAACCCCGACAGCCCGGCACTGCACCGCACCGAGGCCCGCAACGCCGCCGCGCTGCCGGCCGCCGTCCCGGCACCCCGCCTCCTCGGCACCCACGACGACGGCACCTGGGTGGCGCTCGTCTACGAGGACGTCCAGGGCCGCCAGCCCCACGTCCCGTGGCACACGGCCGAACTGAAGCGCGTCCTGGACGCCGTGGCGGACCTGGGCCGCACCCTCACCCCCTCGCCCCTGGACGCCCCACCCGCCGCCACGGCCCTCGACCGCACCTTCAGCGGCTGGCAGCGGCTCCTGCACGGTGAGCACGAGGACCTCACGGCACGCCTCGACCCCTGGGTCGCCGGCCACCTGCTCCTTCTCGCGGAACTCGCCGCCCCCTGGCCCGAGGCCGTCACCGGTGACACCCTCGCCCACGGCGACCTGCGGGCCGACAACATCCTGCTGACCGACGACGGCCGTACCGTCTTCGTCGACTGGCCGCACGCTTTGCGCGCCGCCGTCTGGTTCGACCTGCTGGTGATGCTGCCGTGCGTCCGCGCCCAGGGCGGCCCGGATCCGGAGGACCTGTTCACGGCACATCCGCTGGGCGCGAGCGCCGACCCCGACGCCGTCACCACCGCCCTCGCCGCCCTGACCGGCTACTTCCTGTACCACTGCCTGCTGCCCCCACCGCCGGGCATCCCGACCGTCCGGGCCTTCCAACGGGCTCAGGGCGACGCGGCCCTGGCCTGGCTCAGGCGCCGGCTGCGGCGTTGA
- a CDS encoding gamma-glutamyl-gamma-aminobutyrate hydrolase family protein has protein sequence MTTVRPLIGISTYLEAGARWRVWELEAALLPVGYPRLVQRAGGLAAMLPPDAPEHAAATVARLDGLVIAGGPDVEPVHYGATPDPRTGPPARARDVWELALIKAALTAGLPLLGICRGMQLLNVALGGTLNQHVDGHAETVGVFGHHPVKPVPGTLYGDLAPEETSVPAYHHQAVDRLGEGLLASAHAADGTVEAIELPGPHWVLGVQWHPEMGEDLRVTQALVNAAAGA, from the coding sequence GTGACGACCGTACGACCGCTGATCGGCATCAGCACGTATCTGGAGGCCGGGGCGCGCTGGCGCGTCTGGGAGCTGGAGGCGGCGCTGCTGCCGGTCGGCTATCCGCGTCTGGTGCAGCGGGCGGGCGGTCTGGCCGCGATGCTCCCGCCGGACGCCCCGGAGCACGCGGCGGCGACGGTGGCCCGCCTGGACGGCCTGGTGATCGCGGGCGGCCCGGACGTGGAGCCGGTCCACTACGGCGCCACGCCCGACCCCCGCACCGGTCCGCCCGCCCGCGCCCGTGACGTCTGGGAACTGGCCCTGATCAAGGCGGCGTTGACGGCAGGCCTCCCCCTGCTCGGCATCTGCCGGGGCATGCAGCTCCTGAACGTGGCCCTGGGCGGCACCCTCAACCAGCACGTCGACGGCCACGCGGAGACCGTGGGCGTCTTCGGCCACCACCCGGTCAAACCCGTACCGGGCACGCTGTACGGCGACCTCGCCCCGGAGGAGACCTCCGTACCGGCCTACCACCACCAGGCGGTGGACCGCCTCGGGGAGGGCCTGCTGGCCTCGGCCCACGCGGCGGACGGCACCGTGGAGGCAATCGAACTCCCCGGCCCGCACTGGGTGTTGGGGGTGCAGTGGCATCCGGAGATGGGCGAGGACCTGCGGGTGACACAGGCCCTCGTCAACGCCGCAGCCGGCGCCTGA
- a CDS encoding FCD domain-containing protein, whose protein sequence is MSVDTDGGAADRLTPVLRPVRAGNGFEEALEQILQVVRLGLVPGGERLPAERELAERLGISRVTLREVLKVLQDQGLVESRRGRYGGTFVLPRTPDAVGEEELRRRIAEADIEDVLRFREVLEVGAAGLCAAHGLTDEQAQRLRAALAATQEAPLGDYRRLDTLLHLTIAELCGSPTLTAQYAAVRASVNDLLDCIPLLVRNLEHSQRQHAALVEAVLDGDADGAREMMREHCAGTAALLRGFLA, encoded by the coding sequence ATGTCGGTGGACACTGACGGCGGCGCGGCCGACCGGTTGACTCCGGTGTTGCGGCCGGTCAGGGCGGGCAACGGCTTCGAGGAGGCGCTGGAGCAGATCCTCCAGGTCGTGCGGCTCGGGCTGGTGCCGGGGGGCGAGCGGCTGCCGGCCGAGCGGGAGCTCGCGGAGCGGCTCGGGATCAGCCGGGTGACGCTGCGCGAGGTGCTGAAGGTGCTCCAGGACCAGGGGCTGGTGGAGTCGCGGCGCGGGCGGTACGGCGGCACGTTCGTGCTGCCCCGTACGCCGGACGCGGTGGGCGAGGAGGAGCTGCGGCGCCGGATCGCCGAGGCGGACATCGAGGACGTGCTGCGCTTCCGGGAGGTCCTGGAGGTGGGCGCGGCGGGGCTGTGCGCGGCACACGGCCTCACGGACGAGCAGGCGCAGCGGCTGCGCGCGGCACTGGCGGCCACCCAGGAGGCACCGCTGGGGGACTACCGGCGCCTGGACACCCTGCTGCACCTGACGATCGCCGAGCTGTGCGGCTCACCGACCCTGACCGCGCAGTACGCGGCCGTGCGGGCCTCGGTGAACGATCTCCTGGACTGCATCCCGCTCCTGGTCCGCAACCTGGAGCACTCGCAGCGGCAGCACGCGGCGCTGGTCGAGGCGGTGCTCGACGGGGACGCGGACGGGGCGCGGGAGATGATGCGGGAGCACTGCGCGGGGACGGCGGCCCTGCTGCGGGGATTTCTGGCCTGA
- a CDS encoding glutamine synthetase family protein yields the protein MADRTPPLSVEELHALVASGEIDTVVLAFPDMQGRLQGKRFAARFFLDEVLHHGTEGCNYLLAVDIEMNTVDGYAMSSWDRGYGDFAMHPDLSTLRRVPWNAGTAMLIADLAWNDGSPVVAAPRQILRRQLERLAELGYTAQVGTELEFIVFKDTYEQAWDARYRGLTPANQYNIDYSVLGTGRIEPLLRRIRNDMTAAGLTVESAKGECNPGQHEIVFKYDEALVTCDQHAIYKTGAKEIAAQEGVSLTFMAKYDEREGNSCHIHLSLADADGTNAMAGPDGMSDVMKYFLAGQLAALRDFSLLYAPNINSYKRFQPGSFAPTAVAWGHDNRTCALRVVGHGRSLRFENRLPGGDVNPHLAVAGLVAAGLYGIEQKLELPEVCTGNAYTAEYAQVPTTLREAAELWENSPIAKAAFGDEVVAHYRNMARVELQAFDAAITDWELRRSFERL from the coding sequence GTGGCAGACCGCACACCCCCGCTCAGCGTCGAGGAGCTGCACGCCCTCGTCGCGAGCGGCGAGATCGACACTGTCGTCCTGGCCTTCCCCGACATGCAGGGGCGGCTCCAGGGCAAGAGGTTCGCCGCCCGCTTCTTCCTCGACGAGGTACTCCACCACGGCACCGAGGGCTGCAACTACCTCCTCGCCGTCGATATCGAGATGAACACCGTCGACGGCTACGCGATGTCGTCGTGGGACCGCGGCTACGGCGACTTCGCCATGCACCCGGACCTGAGCACCCTGCGCCGCGTGCCCTGGAACGCCGGTACGGCCATGCTGATCGCCGACCTCGCGTGGAACGACGGCTCGCCGGTCGTCGCCGCGCCCCGCCAGATCCTGCGCCGCCAGCTGGAGCGGCTCGCCGAACTCGGCTACACCGCCCAGGTCGGCACCGAGCTGGAGTTCATCGTCTTCAAGGACACCTACGAGCAGGCCTGGGACGCCCGGTACCGGGGGCTGACACCGGCGAACCAGTACAACATCGACTACTCGGTGCTGGGGACCGGCCGTATCGAACCGCTGCTGCGCCGGATCCGCAACGACATGACGGCCGCCGGTCTCACCGTCGAGTCCGCCAAGGGGGAGTGCAACCCCGGCCAGCACGAGATCGTGTTCAAGTACGACGAGGCCCTGGTCACCTGCGACCAGCACGCGATCTACAAGACCGGTGCCAAGGAGATCGCCGCCCAGGAGGGCGTGTCGCTCACCTTCATGGCCAAGTACGACGAACGCGAGGGCAACTCCTGCCACATCCATCTCTCGCTCGCCGACGCCGACGGCACCAACGCGATGGCCGGCCCCGACGGGATGTCGGACGTGATGAAGTACTTCCTCGCGGGGCAGCTCGCGGCCCTCAGGGACTTCTCGCTCCTCTACGCCCCCAACATCAACTCCTACAAGCGGTTCCAGCCCGGCTCCTTCGCCCCCACGGCCGTCGCGTGGGGCCACGACAACCGCACCTGCGCGCTGCGGGTCGTGGGCCACGGCCGCTCCCTGCGCTTCGAGAACCGGCTGCCCGGCGGGGACGTCAACCCGCACCTCGCGGTCGCCGGTCTGGTCGCCGCCGGGCTCTACGGCATCGAGCAGAAGCTGGAGCTGCCGGAGGTGTGCACCGGCAACGCCTACACCGCCGAGTACGCGCAGGTCCCCACCACCCTGCGCGAGGCCGCCGAGCTCTGGGAGAACAGCCCGATCGCCAAGGCCGCCTTCGGCGACGAGGTCGTCGCGCACTACCGCAACATGGCCCGCGTCGAACTCCAGGCCTTCGACGCGGCGATCACCGACTGGGAGCTGCGCCGCTCCTTCGAACGTCTGTGA
- a CDS encoding aldehyde dehydrogenase family protein — translation MSYEHELTVLNPATEEVVATVPAATAADVDAAVARASKAQDRWASVAPADRARLLRRFADVVDQHVEELARLEVREAGHLLGNARWEAGNVRDLLAYAAGGVERLNGRQIPVPGGLDVTLLEPLGVVGVIAPWNFPMPIAAWGTAPALAAGNAVVLKPAETTPLTALRLAELALDAGLPEGLFQVLPGHGPVAGTALVEHPGVAKIVFTGSTRTGRDVMERCARQVKPVTLELGGKSPNIVFADADLAQAVDPFSFLDNSGQDCCARTRILVQESVYDDVRDLLADAVASVIVGDPADEKTQMGPLISRQQLDRVRALVPEGAPGLRGSAPDGPGFWFAPTVLTGEAPDSEAAREEIFGPVAVLLPFTDEQDAIRLANDTPYGLSGSLWTRDIGRALRLSRAVKAGNLSVNSHSSVRYWTPFGGYKQSGLGRELGPDALTAFTETKNVFISTEGPAQ, via the coding sequence TTGTCGTACGAGCATGAACTGACCGTCCTCAACCCGGCCACCGAGGAGGTCGTCGCCACCGTCCCCGCCGCCACCGCGGCCGACGTGGACGCGGCCGTCGCCCGCGCGTCGAAGGCGCAGGACCGCTGGGCGTCCGTCGCCCCCGCCGACCGGGCGCGGCTGCTGCGCCGGTTCGCCGACGTGGTCGACCAGCACGTCGAGGAACTGGCCCGGTTGGAGGTCCGGGAAGCCGGTCACCTCCTCGGCAACGCCCGCTGGGAGGCCGGCAACGTCCGTGACCTGCTCGCCTATGCGGCGGGCGGGGTGGAGCGGCTGAACGGCCGCCAGATCCCGGTGCCCGGCGGCCTCGACGTCACCCTCCTCGAACCCCTCGGCGTGGTCGGCGTCATCGCGCCCTGGAACTTCCCCATGCCGATCGCCGCCTGGGGCACGGCACCCGCGCTCGCCGCCGGCAACGCGGTCGTCCTCAAGCCCGCCGAGACGACCCCGCTGACCGCCCTCCGCCTCGCCGAACTCGCCCTGGACGCGGGGCTTCCGGAGGGCCTGTTCCAGGTGCTGCCCGGACACGGCCCGGTCGCCGGCACCGCCCTCGTCGAGCACCCCGGCGTCGCGAAGATCGTCTTCACCGGCTCCACCCGCACCGGCCGTGACGTCATGGAGCGCTGCGCGCGCCAGGTCAAGCCGGTCACCCTCGAACTGGGCGGCAAGAGCCCCAACATCGTCTTCGCGGACGCGGACCTCGCCCAGGCCGTCGACCCCTTCTCCTTCCTCGACAACTCCGGCCAGGACTGCTGCGCCCGCACCCGGATCCTGGTCCAGGAGTCGGTGTACGACGATGTCCGTGACCTGCTCGCCGACGCCGTCGCGTCCGTGATCGTGGGCGACCCGGCCGACGAGAAGACCCAGATGGGCCCGTTGATCTCCCGTCAGCAACTGGACCGCGTACGGGCGTTGGTCCCCGAGGGCGCCCCCGGCCTGCGCGGCAGCGCCCCCGACGGGCCCGGCTTCTGGTTCGCTCCGACCGTCCTGACCGGCGAGGCGCCCGACTCCGAGGCCGCCCGCGAGGAGATCTTCGGCCCGGTCGCCGTCCTGCTGCCCTTCACCGACGAACAGGACGCGATCCGGCTCGCCAACGACACCCCGTACGGCCTCTCCGGCTCCCTGTGGACCCGCGACATCGGCCGCGCGCTGCGCCTGTCCCGGGCCGTCAAGGCGGGCAACCTGTCCGTCAACTCCCACTCCAGCGTCCGCTACTGGACCCCCTTCGGCGGCTACAAGCAGTCCGGACTCGGCCGGGAACTCGGCCCGGACGCCCTGACCGCATTCACCGAGACCAAGAACGTCTTCATCAGCACGGAAGGCCCCGCCCAGTGA
- a CDS encoding 3-oxoacyl-ACP reductase codes for MTSSTDQIVCRRLVGRTAVITGAGSGIGLATARRLASEGAHVVCADVDEPRGKAAADEVGGLFVKVDVTDPEQVEALFKTAYDTYGSVDIAFNNAGISPPDDDSILETGLEAWKRVQEVNLTSVYLCCKAAIPYMRRQGRGSIINTASFVARMGAATSQISYTASKGGVLAMSRELGVQFAREGIRVNALCPGPVNTPLLQELFAKDPERAARRLVHIPVGRFAEAEEIAAAVAFLASDDSSFVNASDFLVDGGISGAYVTPL; via the coding sequence GTGACCTCTTCGACCGATCAGATCGTGTGCCGTCGCCTCGTCGGCCGTACGGCCGTCATCACCGGAGCCGGCAGCGGCATCGGTCTCGCGACCGCCCGCAGGCTCGCCTCCGAGGGCGCCCACGTCGTGTGCGCCGACGTCGACGAACCCCGCGGCAAGGCCGCCGCCGACGAGGTCGGCGGGCTCTTCGTCAAGGTCGACGTCACCGACCCCGAGCAGGTCGAGGCGCTGTTCAAGACGGCGTACGACACCTACGGCAGCGTCGACATCGCCTTCAACAACGCGGGCATCTCGCCGCCGGACGACGACTCCATCCTGGAGACGGGCCTTGAGGCATGGAAGCGCGTCCAGGAGGTCAACCTGACCTCCGTCTACCTGTGCTGCAAGGCCGCGATCCCCTACATGCGGCGGCAGGGCAGGGGGTCCATCATCAACACCGCGTCCTTCGTGGCGAGGATGGGCGCGGCCACCTCTCAGATCTCCTACACCGCCTCCAAGGGCGGCGTGCTCGCCATGTCCCGTGAACTGGGCGTGCAGTTCGCGCGCGAGGGCATCCGCGTGAACGCCCTGTGCCCGGGCCCGGTCAACACCCCGCTGCTCCAGGAACTGTTCGCCAAGGACCCCGAGCGGGCCGCGCGACGTCTGGTGCACATTCCGGTCGGCCGGTTCGCCGAGGCCGAGGAGATCGCCGCCGCCGTCGCCTTCCTGGCCAGCGACGACTCCTCCTTCGTCAACGCCAGCGACTTCCTGGTGGACGGCGGGATCTCGGGGGCGTACGTCACACCGCTGTAG
- a CDS encoding DUF2510 domain-containing protein: MSRTLPPGWYPDPDAPLLERWWNGTAWTDHRRAPEAPGPPRAAGRAAGRARAVALTACGTALVAAIVSGAFALARGDGDDVVADTAPTVASPTPTTASPAPSRLVDELDGISLPLPDGWAPSKYVTRDNVVMTTDGGRVSTRTLPADSGRAPAALAQQDIPQAAGTSYGRIRSHRVVRSERVAVAGGAGYLVRWRVKTAQGPGAYVQSLALAPDRGGPADTVVVRFAFDAGPDGPPLTDMDRITGGIRPVER, encoded by the coding sequence ATGAGCAGGACGCTCCCGCCCGGCTGGTACCCGGACCCCGACGCTCCGCTGCTGGAGCGCTGGTGGAACGGGACCGCCTGGACGGACCACCGGCGCGCCCCCGAGGCCCCCGGCCCGCCACGGGCGGCCGGCCGGGCCGCGGGGCGCGCCAGGGCCGTCGCCCTCACGGCCTGTGGGACCGCCCTCGTCGCCGCGATCGTCAGCGGGGCGTTCGCCCTCGCCCGGGGCGACGGGGACGACGTGGTGGCGGACACGGCACCGACGGTCGCGAGCCCGACGCCCACCACCGCCTCCCCGGCCCCGTCCCGCCTGGTCGACGAACTCGACGGCATCAGCCTGCCGTTGCCGGACGGCTGGGCCCCTTCGAAATACGTCACCCGCGACAACGTCGTGATGACCACCGACGGCGGCAGGGTCTCCACCCGCACCCTGCCCGCCGACTCCGGGCGAGCCCCGGCGGCCCTCGCCCAGCAGGACATCCCGCAGGCCGCCGGCACGTCCTACGGTCGCATCCGCAGCCACCGGGTCGTCAGGTCGGAGCGCGTCGCCGTCGCCGGAGGCGCCGGATACCTGGTGCGCTGGCGCGTGAAGACAGCCCAGGGGCCCGGTGCCTACGTCCAGTCGCTGGCCCTCGCCCCGGACCGCGGCGGCCCCGCCGACACCGTCGTCGTCCGCTTCGCCTTCGACGCGGGTCCGGACGGGCCGCCGCTCACCGACATGGACCGGATCACCGGGGGGATCCGGCCCGTGGAGCGTTGA
- a CDS encoding amino acid deaminase/aldolase produces the protein MTAPAADRARYDRATAHLDAPVAIVDLDAFDANADDLVRRAAGKPIRVASKSVRCRALLERVLAKDGFAGIMSFTLAESLWLARSGFDDILLAYPSADRAGYAELAADPKLAAAVTVMVDDPAQLAFIDGARAGGTEVIRVCLELDTSLKLLGGRVRVGARRSPLHSPAQVAEMARAVARRPGFQVVGIMAYEGHIAGVGDSVAGRPLRSRAVRLMQATARRELAERRAAVVRAVRAVVPDLEFVNGGGTGSVQHTAAEDAVTEIGAGSGLYVPRLFDNYTSFSGRPAALFAMPVVRRPGVGVVTVLGGGYPASGAAGPDRLPVPYLPEGLKYDPQEGPGEVQTPLLGAPADDLLLGDKVWFRHAKAGELCERFERLHLIEGDAVTATVPTYRGEGHTFL, from the coding sequence ATGACTGCACCCGCCGCCGACCGGGCCCGTTACGACCGGGCCACCGCCCATCTCGACGCCCCCGTCGCGATCGTGGATCTGGACGCCTTCGACGCCAACGCGGACGATCTCGTACGCCGGGCGGCGGGCAAACCCATCCGTGTCGCCAGCAAGTCCGTGCGGTGCCGGGCCCTGCTGGAACGTGTCCTGGCGAAGGACGGCTTCGCGGGCATCATGTCGTTCACCCTCGCCGAGTCCCTGTGGCTGGCCCGGAGCGGTTTCGACGACATCCTGCTCGCCTACCCCTCCGCCGACCGCGCCGGGTACGCCGAACTCGCCGCCGATCCCAAGCTCGCCGCCGCCGTGACGGTGATGGTCGACGACCCCGCGCAGCTCGCCTTCATCGACGGTGCCCGCGCGGGCGGCACCGAAGTGATCCGGGTCTGCCTGGAGTTGGACACCTCGCTGAAGCTCCTCGGCGGCCGGGTCCGGGTCGGTGCCCGGCGTTCACCGCTGCACTCCCCCGCCCAGGTCGCCGAGATGGCCCGCGCGGTGGCCCGGCGTCCCGGGTTCCAGGTCGTGGGGATCATGGCCTACGAGGGGCACATCGCCGGTGTCGGGGACTCCGTCGCCGGACGGCCGCTGCGTTCCCGGGCCGTACGGCTGATGCAGGCCACCGCCCGCCGGGAACTGGCCGAGCGCCGCGCCGCCGTGGTGCGCGCGGTGCGGGCCGTCGTACCGGACCTGGAGTTCGTCAACGGCGGCGGCACGGGCAGCGTGCAGCACACCGCCGCGGAGGACGCCGTCACGGAGATCGGCGCGGGGTCGGGGCTGTACGTGCCGAGGCTGTTCGACAACTACACGTCCTTCAGCGGGCGTCCGGCCGCCCTGTTCGCCATGCCCGTGGTGCGCAGGCCCGGGGTGGGCGTGGTGACCGTGCTCGGCGGCGGCTACCCGGCGTCCGGCGCGGCCGGACCCGACCGGCTGCCGGTGCCCTATCTGCCGGAGGGGCTGAAGTACGACCCGCAGGAGGGACCCGGCGAGGTGCAGACCCCGCTGCTCGGCGCCCCCGCCGACGACCTGCTGCTCGGCGACAAGGTGTGGTTCCGGCACGCCAAGGCCGGTGAGCTGTGCGAACGGTTCGAGAGGCTGCATCTGATCGAGGGGGACGCGGTGACGGCGACCGTGCCGACGTACCGCGGCGAGGGCCACACGTTCCTCTAG